Proteins encoded in a region of the Pigmentiphaga litoralis genome:
- a CDS encoding ABC transporter substrate-binding protein, whose translation MAGAWAAPAAAQDTKIRFQLDWRFEGPSAIFLVAAKKGYFKQEKLDVTIDAGNGSGGAVNRVASGAYEMGFADLAALMEFQGNNPTAPNQPTGVMMVYNNTPAAVFSLKKAAIKTPKDLEGKKIGAPSFDGGRRSFPIFAQANKIDDKKVNWVSMEPALRETMLARGDVDAITGFYFTSLLNLNARGVKDSDINIMLFPEYGVKLYGNAIIADRAFAKNNPEAVKGFLRAITKATRDVIADPAASIKSVKERDGIIDEPLELKRLRLAIQTAIDTPDARAEGFGDINPGRMALMASQVASTYATKTPVNPDLAFDRSFLPAKDLTAGVLRAKN comes from the coding sequence ATGGCCGGCGCGTGGGCGGCGCCCGCCGCGGCGCAGGACACCAAGATCCGCTTCCAGCTCGACTGGCGTTTCGAAGGCCCCAGCGCCATCTTCCTGGTGGCTGCCAAGAAGGGTTACTTCAAGCAGGAAAAGCTCGACGTCACGATCGACGCGGGCAACGGTTCGGGCGGCGCGGTCAACCGCGTGGCGTCGGGCGCCTATGAAATGGGCTTTGCCGACCTGGCCGCGCTGATGGAATTCCAGGGCAACAACCCCACCGCGCCAAACCAGCCGACGGGCGTGATGATGGTCTACAACAACACGCCGGCCGCCGTGTTCTCGCTCAAGAAAGCCGCCATCAAAACCCCCAAGGATCTGGAAGGCAAGAAGATCGGCGCACCGTCGTTCGACGGTGGCCGCCGGTCGTTCCCGATCTTTGCGCAGGCCAACAAGATCGACGACAAGAAGGTGAACTGGGTCAGCATGGAACCGGCCCTGCGTGAAACGATGCTGGCGCGCGGCGACGTGGATGCCATCACCGGCTTCTACTTCACGTCGCTGCTGAACCTGAACGCCCGCGGCGTGAAGGACAGCGACATCAACATCATGCTGTTCCCGGAATACGGCGTGAAGCTGTACGGCAACGCCATCATTGCCGACCGCGCATTCGCCAAGAACAACCCGGAAGCGGTCAAGGGCTTCCTGCGCGCCATCACCAAGGCCACGCGTGACGTGATCGCCGATCCGGCCGCGTCGATCAAGTCCGTGAAAGAGCGCGACGGCATCATCGACGAGCCGCTGGAACTGAAGCGCCTGCGCCTGGCGATCCAGACCGCGATCGACACGCCGGACGCGCGCGCCGAAGGCTTCGGCGACATCAACCCGGGCCGCATGGCCCTGATGGCGTCGCAAGTGGCGAGCACCTATGCCACCAAGACGCCGGTCAACCCCGACCTGGCGTTCGACCGTTCCTTCCTGCCCGCCAAGGACCTGACCGCTGGCGTGCTGCGCGCCAAGAACTGA
- a CDS encoding class II glutamine amidotransferase, with product MCQLLGMNCNTPTDIVFSFTGFAYRAGRTGEHIDGWGIAFFEGRAVRHFVDHQAALVSPIADLIRRYPIKSTNVIAHIRKATVGSVILENCHPFIREMWGRYWVFAHNGDLKAYEPVLDGPYQPVGSTDSERAFCWILQSLRARFAERPSRDVLAEALRGLCADIATHGTFNMMLSDGTELYAHCSTRLHYLVRQHPFATASLSDDEVTVNFAEVTTPDDRVAVIVTEPLTANETWLPFAPGELKVFVDGAPV from the coding sequence ATGTGCCAGCTTCTCGGCATGAACTGCAATACCCCGACCGACATCGTCTTCAGCTTTACCGGCTTTGCGTACCGGGCCGGCCGCACGGGCGAACATATCGATGGCTGGGGCATCGCGTTCTTCGAAGGACGCGCCGTGCGCCACTTCGTGGATCACCAGGCTGCCCTGGTCTCGCCGATTGCCGACCTGATCCGGCGCTACCCGATCAAATCGACCAACGTCATTGCCCACATCCGCAAGGCCACGGTCGGCTCGGTCATCCTCGAGAACTGCCATCCCTTCATCCGCGAGATGTGGGGCCGCTATTGGGTCTTCGCCCACAACGGCGACCTGAAGGCCTACGAGCCCGTGCTGGACGGCCCGTACCAGCCCGTCGGCTCCACCGACAGCGAACGGGCCTTCTGCTGGATCCTGCAGTCCTTGCGGGCCCGCTTTGCCGAGCGGCCGTCGCGCGACGTGCTTGCCGAGGCGCTGCGGGGCCTGTGCGCCGACATTGCCACGCACGGCACCTTCAACATGATGTTGTCGGATGGCACCGAGCTGTATGCCCACTGCTCGACGCGCCTGCATTACCTGGTGCGGCAGCATCCGTTCGCCACGGCCAGCCTGTCCGACGACGAGGTCACGGTGAACTTTGCCGAGGTCACGACGCCCGATGACCGGGTGGCCGTCATCGTGACGGAGCCCCTGACCGCGAACGAAACCTGGCTGCCGTTCGCACCGGGCGAATTGAAGGTATTTGTGGACGGCGCACCAGTTTGA
- a CDS encoding allantoate amidohydrolase, translating into MTTPSAPTPSTASPASASIAAPAPLTLDVLNAASIGDFTQRLDGLYEHSPWVMERAAARRPFRSAAALKFAMATAVREATREEQLALIRAHPELAGRAAIAGELTADSAGEQARAGLNACSPEEFATLQALNADYRARFGFPFIIAVRGPTGAGLTRTQIIAAWQRRLRHAPDQEFNEALRQIDRIAEIRLADRLPQPRAFGEQIMQWAETLASHSDSPDDLTCTYLTPAHRAAAAQIAAWMQAAGFDSVRHDAIGNVVGRYRADPAVDAPALVSTGSHYDTVRNGGKYDGRLGVLLPIVLVEHLHRAGRRLPYDLDVVAFAEEEGVRYGSTFLGSSAYVGRFDPAVLDAVDAQGIAMRDALRAAGLDPEAIDAAAVDVARLKHYFEVHIEQGPVLFERNLPVGVVTSIAGSVRRMLTLRGVASHAGTTPMNMRRDAAAAAAEIVLAVERRCGSTPSLVGTVGVLTVPNGSVNVIPGACTVSLDIRAADNAVRDAAVADLETEIAAICARRQITVVTEELMRAAAAPCAPHEMAYWSDAIAARGLPAHALPSGAGHDAMKLADVAPITMLFTRCGNGGISHNPLEIMTADDAQLAADLTLDFLERLATDA; encoded by the coding sequence ATGACCACGCCTTCTGCCCCGACCCCCTCGACCGCCTCACCCGCATCCGCATCCATCGCGGCCCCGGCGCCGCTGACCCTGGACGTGCTGAACGCGGCCAGCATCGGCGACTTCACGCAGCGCCTGGACGGCCTGTACGAACACAGCCCGTGGGTGATGGAACGCGCCGCTGCCCGGCGGCCGTTCCGGTCCGCCGCCGCGCTGAAGTTCGCCATGGCCACTGCGGTGCGCGAGGCGACCCGCGAAGAACAGCTGGCCCTGATCCGCGCGCACCCGGAACTGGCCGGGCGTGCCGCCATCGCGGGCGAACTCACCGCCGACTCGGCCGGCGAACAGGCGCGGGCCGGACTCAATGCCTGCTCGCCCGAAGAGTTCGCCACGCTGCAAGCCTTGAACGCCGATTACCGTGCACGGTTCGGTTTTCCCTTCATCATCGCGGTGCGCGGTCCGACCGGCGCGGGACTGACACGCACGCAGATCATCGCGGCCTGGCAACGGCGGCTGCGGCATGCGCCCGATCAGGAATTCAATGAGGCGCTGCGCCAGATCGACCGCATCGCCGAGATCCGCCTGGCCGACCGCCTGCCGCAGCCGCGTGCCTTTGGCGAGCAGATCATGCAGTGGGCCGAGACCCTGGCCAGCCATTCGGATTCGCCGGACGACCTGACCTGCACCTACCTGACGCCGGCGCACCGCGCGGCGGCGGCGCAGATCGCCGCCTGGATGCAGGCCGCCGGATTCGACAGCGTGCGCCACGACGCCATCGGCAATGTGGTGGGGCGCTACCGCGCCGATCCGGCCGTGGACGCGCCCGCGCTGGTGTCCACCGGCAGCCATTACGACACCGTGCGCAATGGCGGCAAGTACGACGGCCGGCTGGGCGTGCTGCTGCCCATCGTGCTGGTCGAACACCTGCACCGCGCCGGCCGCCGCCTGCCCTACGACCTGGACGTGGTGGCGTTTGCCGAAGAAGAAGGCGTGCGCTACGGCAGCACCTTCCTGGGATCGTCAGCCTATGTCGGCCGCTTCGATCCGGCCGTGCTGGACGCGGTCGATGCACAAGGCATCGCGATGCGCGACGCGCTGCGGGCCGCGGGCCTGGACCCCGAAGCCATTGACGCCGCCGCGGTGGACGTGGCGCGGCTCAAGCATTATTTCGAGGTGCACATCGAACAGGGGCCCGTGCTGTTCGAACGCAATCTGCCGGTTGGCGTGGTGACGTCGATTGCGGGCAGCGTGCGGCGGATGCTGACGCTGCGCGGCGTGGCCAGCCACGCCGGCACCACGCCCATGAACATGCGGCGGGATGCGGCAGCCGCGGCGGCCGAGATCGTGCTGGCGGTGGAAAGGCGCTGCGGCAGCACGCCGTCGCTGGTCGGCACGGTGGGCGTGCTGACCGTGCCGAACGGGTCGGTCAACGTGATTCCGGGCGCGTGCACGGTGTCGCTGGATATCCGCGCGGCCGACAACGCCGTGCGGGACGCGGCCGTGGCCGATCTGGAAACCGAGATCGCGGCGATCTGCGCGCGCCGCCAGATCACCGTGGTGACCGAAGAATTGATGCGCGCCGCCGCCGCCCCCTGCGCGCCGCACGAAATGGCGTATTGGTCGGACGCGATTGCCGCGCGGGGCCTGCCCGCCCATGCCCTCCCCTCGGGCGCCGGACACGACGCCATGAAGCTGGCCGACGTGGCGCCCATCACCATGCTGTTCACGCGCTGCGGCAATGGCGGGATCAGCCACAACCCGCTGGAAATCATGACGGCCGACGACGCACAGCTGGCCGCGGACCTGACCCTGGATTTCCTGGAACGGCTGGCCACCGACGCGTGA
- the puuE gene encoding allantoinase PuuE, which produces MTSYPRDLVGYGRTPPDARWPGGARVAVQFVLNYEEGAENSVLHGDPASEQFLSEIVGAAAYPDRHMSMESIYEYGSRVGVWRILKEFEKRGLPLTVFGAAMALERHPEVTQAFVDLGHEIACHGWRWIHYQGMDEATEREHMRIGTEIVRRLTGGQWPLGWYTGRDSPNTRKLVVEHGGYVYDSDYYGDDLPFWTQVEAAQGGTVPHLVVPYTLDTNDMRFATPQGFNTGDHFFDYLRDSFDVLYEEGAESPRMLSIGMHCRLLGRPGRFRGLQRFLDHLEKHPDVWVCRRIDIARHWQQHHPYPSTAL; this is translated from the coding sequence ATGACTTCCTATCCCCGCGATCTCGTCGGCTACGGCCGCACTCCCCCCGACGCCCGTTGGCCCGGTGGCGCACGCGTTGCCGTGCAGTTCGTCCTGAACTATGAAGAAGGCGCCGAAAATTCGGTGCTGCATGGCGATCCGGCGTCGGAACAGTTCCTGTCGGAAATCGTCGGCGCGGCGGCCTACCCCGACCGTCACATGAGCATGGAGTCGATCTACGAATACGGCTCGCGCGTGGGCGTCTGGCGCATCCTGAAAGAATTTGAAAAGCGCGGCCTGCCCCTGACCGTGTTCGGTGCGGCCATGGCGCTGGAACGCCACCCGGAAGTCACCCAGGCTTTCGTGGACCTGGGGCACGAGATCGCGTGCCACGGCTGGCGGTGGATCCATTACCAGGGCATGGACGAAGCCACCGAACGCGAACATATGCGCATCGGCACCGAGATCGTTCGCCGCTTGACCGGGGGCCAGTGGCCGCTGGGCTGGTACACCGGCCGCGACAGTCCCAACACGCGCAAGCTGGTGGTGGAACATGGCGGCTATGTGTACGACAGCGATTACTACGGGGACGATCTGCCGTTCTGGACCCAGGTGGAAGCCGCGCAGGGCGGCACAGTGCCGCACCTGGTGGTGCCGTACACGCTGGACACCAACGACATGCGGTTTGCCACGCCGCAGGGCTTCAATACCGGCGACCATTTTTTCGATTACCTGCGTGACAGCTTTGACGTGCTGTACGAAGAAGGCGCCGAGTCGCCGCGCATGCTGTCGATCGGCATGCACTGCCGCCTGCTGGGCCGCCCGGGGCGCTTCCGCGGCCTGCAGCGTTTCCTGGACCATCTGGAAAAGCACCCCGACGTGTGGGTGTGCCGCCGCATCGACATCGCGCGCCACTGGCAGCAGCACCACCCCTACCCTTCTACCGCCCTGTGA
- the uraH gene encoding hydroxyisourate hydrolase yields the protein MGKLTTHVLDTAHGCPAAGLAIYLYRLTDAADPASAVLVKRVVTNDDGRVDGPLLEGPDFVVAAYRLVFAAGAYFAARGIDLPEPRFVDRVALNFGIADASQHFHVPLLVSPWSWSTYRGS from the coding sequence ATGGGCAAATTGACCACACACGTTCTCGACACCGCGCACGGCTGCCCCGCCGCCGGGCTGGCCATCTATCTGTATCGCCTGACTGACGCTGCCGACCCCGCGTCGGCCGTGCTGGTGAAGCGGGTCGTGACCAATGACGATGGGCGGGTCGACGGCCCCCTGCTGGAAGGCCCGGACTTCGTCGTGGCGGCCTACCGCCTGGTATTTGCTGCCGGTGCCTATTTCGCCGCGCGCGGCATCGACCTGCCCGAACCGCGGTTTGTGGATCGTGTGGCGCTGAACTTCGGCATTGCCGACGCCAGCCAGCATTTCCACGTGCCGCTGCTGGTCAGCCCGTGGAGCTGGAGCACGTATCGCGGCAGTTGA
- a CDS encoding LysR substrate-binding domain-containing protein yields MPTPSNPSPTTPRSDLSRLSLADVQAFLTLLDTLHVSRAAIRLGVGQPQLSARLARLRQLTGDTLFVRAAGGVVPTATALSLEAPARELLLQADHFLAPPPRFDPQRAEGELHLAAPDYLDPMLLPRLAGRLRQLAPDVRLTVHPLTDDQDYAEKLADGRLDLVIANWPDPPAQLHRLPIMDDELVVMLGSHHPLADRPLTAAAYFQAQHAAPTAMRPGLRSTVDTLLARAGHTRRIALEFPVFSVIPYVLTQTDLLLTTGQRFTQFFASTLPVKVLPLPIALPPLQYCLLWHARARREAPVRWLREQIVACIGPAVSLQRGPSG; encoded by the coding sequence ATGCCCACGCCTTCCAATCCCTCCCCCACCACGCCCCGCAGCGATCTGTCCCGCCTGAGCCTGGCCGACGTGCAGGCTTTTTTGACGCTGCTCGACACCCTGCACGTATCCCGCGCCGCCATCCGGCTAGGGGTCGGGCAACCGCAGCTGTCGGCGCGGCTGGCGAGGCTGCGGCAATTGACCGGCGACACGCTGTTCGTGCGCGCCGCAGGCGGGGTGGTGCCTACCGCTACGGCGCTATCGCTGGAAGCGCCTGCGCGCGAACTGTTGCTGCAGGCCGACCATTTCCTGGCCCCGCCGCCGCGCTTCGATCCGCAGCGCGCCGAAGGCGAATTGCACTTGGCCGCGCCGGATTATCTGGACCCGATGCTGCTGCCGCGCCTGGCGGGACGCCTGCGCCAGCTCGCGCCTGATGTCCGATTGACCGTACATCCGCTGACCGACGACCAGGACTACGCGGAAAAACTGGCGGATGGCCGGCTGGACCTGGTGATCGCCAACTGGCCCGACCCGCCGGCGCAGTTGCACCGCTTGCCGATCATGGACGATGAACTGGTGGTGATGCTGGGCAGCCACCACCCGCTGGCGGACCGGCCGCTGACGGCCGCCGCCTACTTCCAGGCGCAGCACGCGGCACCCACGGCCATGCGGCCGGGGCTGCGCAGCACCGTGGATACGCTGCTTGCGCGCGCGGGTCATACCCGTCGCATTGCCCTGGAGTTTCCAGTGTTCAGCGTGATTCCGTATGTGCTGACGCAGACCGATCTGCTGTTGACGACGGGTCAGCGCTTCACGCAGTTCTTTGCAAGCACCTTGCCCGTCAAGGTGTTGCCCTTGCCGATCGCCCTGCCCCCGTTGCAGTACTGCCTGCTGTGGCATGCGCGAGCACGGCGGGAAGCGCCGGTGCGCTGGCTGCGGGAACAGATCGTGGCGTGTATCGGGCCCGCGGTGAGTCTGCAGCGGGGACCGTCGGGCTGA
- the xdhA gene encoding xanthine dehydrogenase small subunit codes for MTAASSDSSVNAASPSMSSPPASTSSSQHSAPSSASASGSERPIRFWLGDRQVSVDHAPPTLTLLEWMRERGGCASVKEGCAEGDCGACTVAVTDLDANGEPQVRAVNACIQFLGTLDGKAVQSAQDIATADALHPVQQAMVDCHGSQCGFCTPGFVMSMFALYETRRAAAGRGLGGNDSRQPGSDSSHEPGRDISRDDALRALSGNLCRCTGYRPIVDATRAMCAAPWQGPDMDLWKTRLAQVAADGDAIFASGADVAAQWPGHTAGRFYAPRSVSSLSAVLAERPQARIVAGSTDVGLWVTKQHRAVGDVVWLGAVQELQGMQSQPGDAVAAQVWGDGTPVLEIGAAVSLSDALDALLPHLPNCALYFDRFASTPIRNAGTLVGNLANGSPIGDCPPLMLTLGASLVLHRDGVERVVPLDDFYLGYQKNCLQAGEFVRAVRVPLPAGVVVHAWKVSKRLEQDISAVAVATAFRLTKGKVAAVRIGVGGMAAVPSRAPKTEAELLGLEVSEEGALATALQTLRNEFAPLDDLRASAAYRRQVAANLLQRSWLALQSATPPDAAGAVSSAATAATAATAASGAAPSTPSGRASSTHSVHSLADLSPILMEITP; via the coding sequence ATGACTGCTGCTTCCTCCGATTCTTCCGTCAACGCCGCGTCGCCATCGATGTCATCGCCGCCTGCATCCACGTCGTCGTCCCAGCACTCGGCGCCGTCTTCGGCGTCTGCCTCGGGTTCCGAACGTCCCATCCGCTTCTGGCTGGGCGACCGGCAGGTCAGCGTCGACCACGCGCCGCCCACGCTCACGTTGCTCGAATGGATGCGCGAACGCGGCGGCTGTGCCTCGGTCAAGGAAGGCTGCGCGGAAGGGGACTGCGGCGCATGCACCGTGGCCGTCACCGACCTGGACGCCAACGGCGAACCGCAAGTCCGCGCCGTCAATGCCTGCATCCAGTTCCTGGGCACGCTGGACGGCAAGGCCGTACAGAGCGCGCAAGACATCGCAACTGCCGACGCCCTGCACCCCGTGCAGCAGGCCATGGTCGACTGCCACGGCTCGCAATGCGGCTTCTGTACGCCGGGCTTTGTCATGTCGATGTTTGCGCTGTATGAAACCCGCCGCGCCGCCGCCGGCCGTGGCCTCGGTGGCAACGACAGCCGACAGCCTGGTAGCGACAGCAGTCACGAACCTGGCCGTGACATCAGCCGCGACGACGCCTTGCGCGCCCTGTCCGGCAACCTGTGCCGCTGCACCGGCTACCGTCCGATCGTCGATGCCACCCGCGCCATGTGCGCGGCGCCTTGGCAGGGGCCTGACATGGACCTATGGAAGACCCGTCTGGCCCAGGTCGCCGCAGACGGCGATGCGATCTTCGCGTCGGGCGCCGACGTCGCCGCGCAATGGCCGGGTCACACGGCCGGCCGCTTCTACGCGCCACGCAGCGTGTCATCGTTAAGCGCGGTGCTGGCCGAACGGCCGCAGGCCCGCATCGTGGCAGGGTCGACCGATGTCGGCCTGTGGGTCACCAAACAGCATCGCGCCGTGGGCGATGTGGTGTGGCTGGGCGCGGTGCAAGAACTGCAGGGCATGCAGTCGCAGCCGGGTGATGCTGTCGCGGCGCAAGTGTGGGGCGACGGTACGCCCGTGCTCGAGATCGGCGCGGCGGTCAGCCTCAGTGACGCACTCGACGCCTTGCTGCCGCACCTGCCCAACTGCGCCCTTTACTTCGATCGCTTTGCATCCACTCCCATCCGCAACGCTGGCACGCTGGTCGGCAATCTGGCGAACGGTTCGCCCATCGGCGATTGCCCGCCGTTGATGCTGACCCTGGGCGCGAGCCTGGTGCTGCATCGGGACGGCGTGGAACGGGTCGTACCGCTTGATGACTTCTATCTGGGTTATCAGAAAAACTGCCTGCAAGCCGGCGAGTTCGTGCGCGCGGTGCGCGTGCCGCTGCCGGCGGGTGTCGTCGTCCATGCCTGGAAGGTGTCGAAGCGGCTGGAACAGGACATCAGCGCCGTGGCCGTGGCCACGGCTTTCCGCCTGACCAAGGGCAAGGTTGCGGCCGTGCGCATCGGCGTGGGCGGCATGGCCGCCGTGCCCAGCCGCGCCCCCAAGACCGAAGCGGAATTGCTGGGGCTGGAGGTGTCGGAAGAAGGCGCTCTGGCAACTGCCTTGCAGACCCTGCGCAACGAATTCGCACCGCTGGACGACCTGCGCGCCAGCGCGGCCTACCGTCGCCAGGTCGCTGCCAACCTGTTGCAGCGATCGTGGCTCGCCCTGCAAAGCGCTACGCCACCGGATGCGGCTGGCGCGGTGTCATCGGCTGCAACCGCTGCAACCGCTGCAACGGCTGCATCGGGCGCCGCGCCGTCGACCCCATCGGGCCGCGCGTCCTCCACGCATTCCGTCCATTCCCTTGCCGACCTGTCGCCCATCCTGATGGAGATCACGCCATGA
- the xdhB gene encoding xanthine dehydrogenase molybdopterin binding subunit, giving the protein MNAPDRPGVLALPVDARSCGTSPAHEAAHLHVSGRALYVDDVAEPQGTLFVAPVLSKVAHGRLRGIATAAAQALPGVVRIIVAADLPGTNLLGSAQDEPVLPAETVDYVGQPIALVVARSAKAARVAARAVVADIGPLVPILSIDAALEAEAYVLPPVHLVEGDVPSALAASAHVLKGEFAVGGQEQFYLEGQIALALPGEDRTMKVLSSTQHPGEVQHWVAHALHVPTHSVQVECRRMGGGFGGKETQAGQIAVWAAVAAWLTQAPCKMRLDRDDDFLITGKRHDFIGRWTVGFDDDGKVLGIDMLQAARCGFSADLSGPIADRAIFHTDNAYFLPAIAIHSYRCKTHTQSNTAFRGFGGPQGVAMIEAIMDDIARHLNLDPLAVRTVNLYGDAPRNRTHYGMEVEDNILPDLLPRLAVDCQYTERRAAIAAWNATQPVIKRGIAITPVKFGISFTATMFNQAGALVNVYTDGSVTVNHGGTEMGQGLHTKVCQIVADTLGISLDKVRITATDTGRVPNASATAASSGTDLNGRAAEFAAIEIRERLRRYVAQAHGVSLEDISIRANEVHLPGKTLPFVQVVQQAYAARVSLWSDGYYATPKIHYDRVTMRGRPFYYFAYGAAACEVAIDTLTGETRLLRADILHDVGRSINPAIDIGQIEGGFVQGVGWLTSEELVWKADGLLATHAPSTYKIPTAADVPEQFSVTLWHEANREDNVFGSKAVGEPPFMLGFAAFFAIREAVAAARVDSADAAADARVSLSAPATPEAVLRAISAVHA; this is encoded by the coding sequence ATGAACGCACCTGACCGCCCCGGCGTCCTCGCGCTGCCTGTCGACGCGCGCAGTTGCGGCACATCGCCGGCGCATGAAGCCGCGCATCTGCACGTCAGCGGCCGCGCGCTGTATGTCGACGATGTGGCCGAGCCGCAAGGCACGCTGTTCGTGGCGCCTGTCCTGTCCAAGGTTGCGCACGGCCGCTTGCGTGGGATAGCCACGGCGGCGGCCCAGGCCTTGCCCGGCGTGGTGCGCATCATCGTTGCCGCCGATCTGCCCGGCACCAACCTGCTGGGCTCGGCGCAAGACGAACCGGTGCTGCCCGCCGAGACCGTCGACTATGTCGGCCAACCCATCGCGCTGGTGGTCGCGCGCAGCGCCAAGGCCGCGCGGGTCGCGGCACGGGCCGTGGTGGCCGATATCGGACCCCTCGTGCCCATCCTGAGCATCGACGCCGCACTGGAAGCCGAAGCCTATGTGCTGCCGCCGGTGCATCTGGTGGAAGGCGATGTGCCGTCGGCGCTTGCCGCATCGGCCCACGTGCTGAAAGGCGAATTCGCCGTTGGCGGACAGGAACAGTTCTATCTGGAAGGCCAGATAGCGTTGGCCTTGCCTGGCGAAGACCGCACGATGAAAGTGCTGTCGTCCACCCAGCATCCCGGCGAAGTCCAGCACTGGGTGGCGCATGCCCTGCACGTGCCGACGCATTCGGTGCAGGTGGAATGCCGGCGGATGGGTGGCGGCTTTGGCGGCAAGGAAACGCAGGCCGGACAGATCGCAGTGTGGGCAGCGGTGGCCGCATGGCTGACGCAGGCGCCCTGCAAGATGCGGCTGGATCGTGACGATGACTTCCTGATCACCGGCAAGCGGCATGACTTCATAGGCCGCTGGACCGTCGGCTTCGACGACGACGGCAAGGTGCTCGGCATCGACATGCTGCAGGCCGCGCGTTGCGGGTTTTCAGCCGACCTGTCGGGTCCGATCGCGGACCGCGCCATCTTCCATACCGACAACGCCTATTTCCTGCCCGCGATCGCCATCCACAGCTATCGCTGCAAGACCCATACGCAATCGAACACCGCGTTCCGCGGCTTTGGCGGACCGCAAGGTGTGGCGATGATCGAAGCCATCATGGACGACATCGCGCGCCATCTGAACCTGGATCCGCTGGCGGTACGCACCGTCAATCTGTATGGCGATGCGCCGCGCAACCGCACGCACTACGGCATGGAAGTCGAAGACAACATCCTGCCCGACCTGCTGCCCCGCCTGGCGGTCGATTGTCAGTACACGGAACGCCGCGCCGCCATCGCGGCTTGGAACGCGACCCAACCGGTGATCAAACGCGGCATTGCCATCACACCTGTCAAGTTCGGCATTTCGTTCACGGCCACCATGTTCAACCAGGCAGGCGCCCTGGTGAACGTCTATACCGATGGTTCCGTCACGGTGAATCATGGCGGAACCGAAATGGGGCAGGGATTGCACACCAAGGTCTGCCAGATCGTGGCGGACACCTTGGGCATCAGCCTCGACAAGGTGCGCATCACCGCCACCGACACGGGCCGCGTGCCGAACGCGTCGGCGACTGCCGCATCCAGTGGCACGGACCTGAACGGCCGCGCGGCCGAATTTGCCGCGATCGAAATCCGCGAACGGCTGCGTCGTTACGTGGCGCAGGCGCATGGCGTGTCGCTGGAAGACATCAGCATCCGCGCGAATGAAGTGCACCTGCCCGGCAAGACCTTGCCCTTTGTGCAGGTGGTCCAGCAGGCCTATGCCGCGCGCGTGTCCTTGTGGTCCGACGGCTACTATGCGACGCCCAAGATCCACTACGACCGCGTGACCATGCGCGGCCGCCCGTTCTACTACTTTGCCTATGGCGCAGCGGCGTGCGAAGTGGCCATCGATACGCTGACGGGCGAGACCCGCCTGCTGCGCGCCGACATCCTGCATGACGTGGGCCGCTCCATCAATCCGGCCATCGACATCGGCCAGATCGAAGGCGGTTTCGTGCAGGGCGTGGGCTGGCTGACGTCCGAAGAACTGGTGTGGAAGGCCGACGGCCTGCTCGCCACGCACGCGCCGTCCACCTACAAGATCCCGACCGCGGCCGACGTGCCCGAACAGTTTTCCGTGACGCTGTGGCACGAGGCCAATCGCGAAGACAATGTGTTCGGATCCAAGGCCGTGGGCGAACCGCCTTTCATGCTGGGCTTTGCCGCGTTCTTTGCAATCCGGGAAGCGGTGGCTGCGGCGCGTGTGGACAGTGCTGACGCTGCAGCGGACGCTCGCGTCTCGCTGTCTGCCCCGGCCACGCCAGAAGCCGTGTTGCGTGCGATCTCGGCAGTCCATGCTTAA